A single Streptomyces sp. Edi2 DNA region contains:
- a CDS encoding MFS transporter codes for MPRCSRPPCTPGRPGEGTLSGAAADAPETEAPPPGRPAPHALRVPAFRRYVIGQLVSNIGTWMQRAAQDWLVLQLTGHSGTAVGIVTALQFLPQSLLGLWGGVIADRYPKRTLLLITQSLMAGQALLLGMLTLGDTVRVWHVHALALALGVATALDGPARNAFIGELVGRQRLSSAVSVNAAQFNAARFLGPAAAGVTIAAIGSGWVFLLNAVSYAAVLAGLATMRPSALTSPLRRAAKEVRLTDALWYIRATPALRRTILLTAVIGTFSLNFQVTVSLMAATEFHTGAAAFGALSSAYAVGSLFGALRGAGRRRPPSLRLLVGWAATFGLLETAAGVMPTPVGCAVVLIPTGAAAVLVTTMANTLVQLTTDPDMRGRVLSVYFLVLLGGTPVGAPLVGWIAQTFGARYGLVLGGMAGLLAAGTIAAVSLASAHPNGEAFRDPATTGLRDV; via the coding sequence GTGCCGAGGTGCTCCCGGCCGCCGTGCACGCCCGGCCGTCCAGGGGAGGGCACATTGTCCGGCGCCGCGGCTGACGCCCCGGAAACGGAGGCGCCGCCCCCCGGTCGACCTGCGCCGCATGCCCTGCGCGTCCCGGCCTTCCGCCGGTACGTGATCGGACAGCTGGTGTCGAACATCGGCACGTGGATGCAGCGGGCGGCGCAGGACTGGCTGGTCCTCCAGCTCACCGGGCACAGCGGAACCGCCGTCGGCATCGTGACCGCACTGCAGTTCCTCCCCCAGAGCCTGCTCGGCCTGTGGGGAGGCGTCATCGCCGACCGGTACCCCAAGCGCACTCTGCTGCTGATCACTCAGAGCCTCATGGCCGGCCAGGCCCTGCTCCTGGGCATGCTGACGCTCGGCGACACCGTGCGCGTCTGGCACGTCCACGCCCTGGCCTTGGCCCTTGGAGTGGCCACCGCGCTGGACGGACCGGCGCGCAACGCCTTCATCGGCGAGTTGGTCGGCCGCCAACGGCTGTCCAGCGCTGTCAGCGTGAACGCAGCACAGTTCAACGCCGCCCGTTTCCTCGGCCCGGCCGCTGCCGGGGTCACCATCGCCGCCATCGGCAGCGGCTGGGTCTTCCTGCTGAATGCTGTGTCGTACGCTGCGGTCCTCGCCGGTCTGGCGACGATGCGGCCCAGTGCCCTTACCTCCCCTCTCCGCCGCGCGGCGAAGGAGGTACGGCTGACCGACGCACTGTGGTACATCCGCGCGACTCCCGCGCTGCGCCGCACGATCCTCCTGACCGCCGTCATCGGCACGTTCAGCCTGAACTTCCAGGTAACGGTCTCCCTCATGGCCGCCACCGAATTCCACACCGGCGCGGCGGCCTTCGGCGCGTTGTCCTCCGCCTATGCCGTGGGCAGTCTGTTCGGGGCGCTGCGGGGCGCGGGCCGTCGCCGACCGCCTTCACTGCGGTTGCTTGTGGGGTGGGCCGCGACGTTCGGTCTGCTCGAGACCGCGGCCGGCGTCATGCCCACTCCCGTCGGGTGTGCCGTCGTGCTGATTCCGACCGGTGCCGCCGCCGTCCTGGTGACCACCATGGCGAACACGCTCGTCCAGCTCACCACCGACCCGGACATGCGCGGGCGCGTCCTGTCCGTCTACTTCCTCGTCCTCCTCGGGGGTACCCCCGTCGGTGCCCCCCTGGTCGGCTGGATCGCCCAGACCTTCGGCGCCCGGTACGGCCTCGTTCTGGGCGGCATGGCCGGCCTGCTGGCCGCCGGGACCATCGCCGCGGTGTCCTTGGCGTCCGCTCACCCGAATGGGGAAGCCTTCCGTGATCCGGCCACCACCGGTCTCCGGGATGTGTGA
- a CDS encoding type III PLP-dependent enzyme encodes MRPHLEDHLRHLPADELPAYVYDVSGLRRHAQAIRDALPERVELFYAAKANPDPRLLQVLRDVVDGFEVASGGELRHTRKVLPVARLAFGGPGKTAAELAQALELGVERLHVESEHELRMLCALAADRPVEVLLRVNLPIGLGDVPLAMGGRASPFGIDPTRLDACLRLLAAHPGIRLRGVHAHLASGLDATEQLRVTEHVITWAAQWAQGRGIPLSEVNVGGGMGVDYADPHRLFDWQALGGGLLRILDDHPGLTVRIEPGRSVSAYCGWYVTQVLDVKHSQGEAFAVLAGGTHHLRTPAAKGHNQPFEVVATDDWPWPWARPAVDGESVTLAGQLCTPKDVLARRVPVGSLRAGDRVAFAMAGAYAWNISHHDFLMHPAPGFHYLDVVDPDCLDSPCPGAEVLPAAVHARPSRGGHIVRRRG; translated from the coding sequence ATGAGGCCGCACCTGGAGGATCACCTGCGTCACCTGCCCGCCGACGAACTACCCGCGTACGTCTACGACGTGTCGGGCCTGCGTCGGCACGCTCAGGCAATCCGGGACGCGCTGCCCGAGCGGGTAGAGCTGTTCTACGCGGCCAAGGCGAATCCCGATCCCCGGTTGCTGCAGGTCCTGCGGGACGTCGTCGACGGCTTCGAGGTCGCCTCGGGCGGCGAGCTCCGGCATACCCGAAAGGTGCTGCCCGTGGCCCGCCTCGCCTTCGGTGGACCGGGCAAGACGGCAGCCGAACTGGCGCAGGCCCTGGAACTCGGGGTGGAAAGGCTGCACGTGGAGAGCGAGCACGAACTGCGGATGCTCTGCGCGCTCGCCGCCGACCGGCCCGTAGAGGTGCTCCTGCGGGTCAATCTGCCCATCGGCCTGGGTGACGTGCCGCTGGCGATGGGAGGAAGAGCCAGCCCCTTCGGTATCGATCCCACCCGCCTGGACGCCTGTCTGCGGCTCCTCGCCGCCCACCCCGGCATCCGGCTGCGGGGCGTGCACGCCCACCTGGCCTCAGGACTGGACGCGACGGAACAACTGCGGGTCACCGAGCACGTCATCACCTGGGCCGCACAGTGGGCCCAGGGACGGGGCATCCCGCTGAGCGAAGTCAACGTCGGGGGAGGAATGGGCGTGGACTACGCCGATCCGCACCGCCTCTTCGACTGGCAGGCTCTCGGCGGCGGGCTGCTCCGCATCCTGGACGACCACCCCGGGCTGACGGTGCGCATCGAACCGGGCCGGTCGGTGAGCGCGTACTGCGGCTGGTATGTGACACAGGTACTCGACGTCAAGCACAGCCAGGGCGAGGCTTTCGCCGTGCTGGCCGGAGGCACCCACCATCTGCGTACTCCGGCCGCCAAGGGTCACAACCAGCCCTTCGAGGTCGTGGCCACCGATGACTGGCCGTGGCCGTGGGCGCGGCCGGCCGTCGACGGGGAGTCGGTGACGCTGGCGGGGCAGTTGTGCACGCCCAAGGACGTCCTGGCCCGGCGGGTGCCCGTCGGGTCGCTGCGGGCGGGCGACCGCGTGGCATTCGCGATGGCCGGCGCGTACGCGTGGAACATCTCCCACCACGACTTCCTCATGCACCCGGCACCCGGTTTCCACTACCTGGACGTCGTGGACCCGGATTGCCTGGATTCCCCATGTCCAGGTGCCGAGGTGCTCCCGGCCGCCGTGCACGCCCGGCCGTCCAGGGGAGGGCACATTGTCCGGCGCCGCGGCTGA
- a CDS encoding IucA/IucC family protein, with protein sequence MSPPTLGTPAAVPTDTDTATDIDGLTADTVTAHTLLNCLIREVSGPEHQATVAGGYLLARLPRRGVLLRVALRRVSLIGAHRFSGLPERHEDSAWSPLGAAALAELIREELHLRTGTDNEEFTAQVAASRATIRTVLHARRSNQPTPDAYLASEQSLVYGHRFHPTPKSRTGDPRGWLEHGPETGARFPLRFLAVRPELLRSEGDCTALDGLGPDRPDRIVLPVHPWQYRMLSGHSALRAALARGDVHDLGAGGPLVAPTASVRTVYEPGADVFLKFSLNVRLTNCVRKNSTYELSGAVVLNGVVQPVFAALRERYPGCALLGEPGYRSLGLDGSRDLHEGFGLIVREGFGRHLPPGVTPLLAAAVADEYPNSPAHISRLLARRGTDPLVWWDAYLGLLLPPVLAAYFEHGVVLEPHLQNVLVGVRADGMPTHALFRDLEGTKLVPERHRRTLSALDEEVRGPLTYSAARGWDRVAYCLLVNHVAEMVGALVDTAPALEAALWGLVHDHIAAYAAGAGNPPRLRALLSGVPLPAKANLLLRWARQADRHATYVPLPSPLSGDFPRRVTA encoded by the coding sequence ATGAGCCCTCCGACGCTCGGCACGCCGGCCGCCGTCCCCACCGATACCGATACCGCTACCGACATCGATGGCCTCACTGCGGACACGGTCACCGCCCACACCCTGCTGAACTGCCTCATCCGCGAGGTCTCCGGCCCCGAACACCAGGCAACCGTCGCCGGCGGATACCTCCTGGCGCGCCTGCCCCGGCGCGGAGTGCTGCTGCGGGTGGCGCTGCGCCGTGTCTCGCTGATCGGCGCACACCGCTTCAGCGGACTGCCCGAGCGCCACGAAGACTCCGCCTGGTCCCCACTCGGCGCGGCCGCACTGGCCGAACTGATCCGTGAAGAACTCCACCTGCGCACCGGCACGGACAACGAGGAGTTCACCGCCCAGGTCGCCGCCAGCCGTGCCACCATTCGCACCGTGCTGCATGCCCGGCGCAGTAACCAGCCAACACCCGACGCCTATCTCGCCTCAGAGCAGTCCCTCGTCTACGGGCACCGCTTCCACCCCACCCCCAAGTCCCGTACCGGAGACCCGCGTGGGTGGCTGGAGCATGGTCCGGAGACCGGCGCGCGGTTCCCGCTGCGCTTCCTCGCCGTACGCCCTGAACTGCTGCGATCGGAAGGCGACTGCACTGCCCTGGACGGCCTGGGGCCGGACCGGCCGGACCGCATCGTCCTGCCCGTCCACCCATGGCAGTACCGGATGCTGTCCGGCCACAGCGCCCTGCGTGCGGCGCTCGCCCGCGGCGATGTGCACGACCTCGGTGCCGGCGGTCCTCTGGTCGCGCCGACGGCATCGGTGCGCACCGTGTACGAGCCGGGCGCGGACGTGTTTCTGAAGTTCAGTCTGAACGTGCGTCTGACCAACTGCGTGCGGAAGAACTCCACTTACGAACTGTCCGGTGCCGTCGTCCTGAACGGGGTCGTCCAGCCGGTGTTCGCGGCACTGCGCGAGCGGTACCCGGGGTGCGCCCTCCTCGGCGAGCCGGGCTACCGCAGTCTCGGCCTCGACGGCAGCCGCGACCTCCACGAGGGGTTCGGGTTGATCGTGCGCGAGGGCTTCGGCCGGCACCTGCCGCCCGGCGTCACACCGCTGCTGGCTGCCGCCGTTGCCGACGAGTACCCCAACAGCCCGGCACACATCTCCCGCCTCCTGGCCCGCCGGGGCACCGACCCGCTCGTCTGGTGGGATGCCTACCTCGGGCTGCTGCTGCCGCCGGTCCTGGCCGCGTACTTCGAGCACGGCGTCGTCCTGGAGCCGCATCTGCAGAACGTGCTCGTCGGCGTGCGCGCGGACGGCATGCCCACACACGCCCTCTTCCGCGACCTGGAAGGCACCAAGCTCGTCCCCGAACGCCACCGCCGGACGCTGTCCGCGCTGGACGAGGAGGTCCGTGGTCCGCTGACCTACAGCGCCGCCCGCGGCTGGGACCGTGTCGCGTACTGCCTGCTGGTCAACCACGTCGCCGAAATGGTCGGCGCGCTGGTCGACACCGCACCCGCGCTGGAGGCGGCCCTGTGGGGGCTGGTCCACGACCACATCGCGGCCTACGCGGCCGGCGCGGGCAACCCGCCCCGGCTCAGGGCCCTGTTGTCCGGGGTACCTCTGCCCGCCAAGGCCAACCTCCTGCTGCGCTGGGCCCGCCAGGCCGACCGGCATGCCACCTATGTACCGCTGCCCAGCCCCCTGTCCGGTGACTTCCCTCGGCGGGTGACGGCATGA
- a CDS encoding IucA/IucC family protein has product MTVFLEDGGRLVGEAAYAERFAETPPGFAVETPEGPVSDPVRLLATLGLCTPAGRTLGVELANSVANLALARAAADDRPLVVRDSVDAEQSVVDGHPQHPCCRTRTGMSVAEVLAYAPEHRPVLDVPLLAVPACRWQEAGAWPEELRDGDTVLVPLHPWQSEHVRPRFEGLSLSGRSVRARPLMSLRTLAPLGALPDCHIKTSLDVQVTNYRRTIAPAEVADGPVLSDLVAAVVDNSGHADRLSVLRELGGGAVRVDGQPCPSLAAMVRQSADRYTGPGEIAVPLTAVYATDAALITGDPVDWLGEFAELMLPPALTLLSMGVALEAHGQNTLVVLRQGRPVRVLYRDLDGVRVSRRRLAACGFELPQLAGNRAGEDVFALRAKLFGALLSGVFGELVAVLARGHGADPDALWAVVADVARGVFGALRADDGDEEAFFAGTWPLKATTAMRLADIPGKAQWVAVPNPVAAHRGSTRVEVRR; this is encoded by the coding sequence TTGACCGTCTTTCTGGAGGACGGTGGGCGTCTGGTGGGTGAGGCGGCCTACGCGGAGCGGTTCGCCGAGACACCGCCCGGCTTCGCCGTGGAAACGCCCGAGGGACCGGTATCGGACCCGGTACGGCTCCTTGCCACGCTGGGCCTGTGCACCCCGGCGGGCCGCACACTGGGTGTGGAGTTGGCCAACAGCGTGGCCAACCTGGCCCTGGCCCGAGCAGCTGCCGATGACCGCCCGCTTGTGGTGCGCGACAGTGTGGATGCCGAGCAGTCCGTGGTCGACGGTCACCCGCAGCACCCGTGCTGCCGGACCCGTACCGGCATGTCGGTTGCCGAGGTCCTGGCCTACGCGCCCGAGCACCGGCCCGTGCTCGATGTGCCCTTGCTGGCCGTACCCGCCTGCCGGTGGCAGGAAGCCGGTGCGTGGCCCGAGGAACTGCGTGACGGCGACACGGTGCTGGTGCCGCTGCATCCCTGGCAGAGCGAGCATGTCCGCCCGCGGTTCGAGGGCCTGTCCTTGTCCGGAAGGTCGGTCAGGGCGCGTCCGCTGATGTCCCTGCGCACCCTCGCCCCTCTGGGCGCACTCCCGGACTGCCACATCAAGACGTCGCTGGACGTGCAGGTGACGAACTACCGGCGCACCATCGCTCCGGCAGAGGTCGCCGACGGCCCCGTACTGTCCGACCTGGTAGCGGCGGTCGTCGACAATTCCGGCCACGCGGACCGGTTGAGCGTGCTGCGGGAACTAGGGGGTGGAGCCGTGCGCGTGGACGGGCAGCCTTGTCCGAGCCTGGCCGCGATGGTGCGGCAGTCGGCCGACCGGTACACGGGCCCGGGCGAGATCGCCGTTCCCCTGACCGCCGTATATGCCACCGACGCCGCCCTGATCACCGGTGACCCGGTGGACTGGCTCGGGGAGTTCGCGGAACTGATGCTGCCGCCCGCGCTGACGCTGCTGTCCATGGGCGTCGCGCTGGAGGCGCACGGCCAGAACACGCTGGTGGTGCTGCGGCAGGGCCGCCCGGTACGCGTGCTGTACCGGGACCTGGACGGCGTGCGGGTGAGCCGACGGCGGCTGGCCGCGTGCGGTTTTGAACTGCCGCAACTGGCCGGGAACCGTGCCGGGGAGGACGTCTTCGCGCTGCGGGCCAAGCTGTTCGGCGCGCTGTTGAGCGGTGTGTTCGGTGAGCTGGTGGCGGTACTGGCCCGGGGACACGGAGCCGACCCGGACGCCCTGTGGGCCGTGGTCGCCGACGTCGCCCGGGGGGTATTCGGCGCGCTGCGGGCCGACGATGGCGACGAGGAAGCCTTCTTCGCCGGTACCTGGCCACTGAAGGCCACCACCGCGATGCGGCTCGCCGACATTCCCGGCAAGGCCCAGTGGGTGGCCGTGCCGAACCCGGTGGCCGCCCACCGCGGCAGCACACGGGTGGAGGTCCGGCGATGA
- a CDS encoding glycosyltransferase family 4 protein, which yields MKITFLIHNVYGIGGTIRTTLNLAAALADDHEVTIVSMLRHRARPRFAVDPRVTLEPLVDLREGSTDAADALLHQAAEVFPAAEKRYRQYSRLTDQRAEQYLRACDADVIIGTRPGINVYLARFGPPRALRIAQEHLTHDTHSKKLRAQLARHYRTLDAVVTTTEADAAAYRAKMRLPGVRILAVPNSVPDPGLPPAGHPDKAIAAAGRLVRAKRFDLLIEAFTEVAAAHPDWSLRIYGAGTDKDRLQQLIDERGLEETARLMGAVSPVEGEFAQASIVACASDAESFGMTLVEAMRCGVPVVATDCPLGPAEIISDSIDGRLVPMGDRQALAAALLDLIADEPGRRRMGESAYAAARRYDPAHIARVYDDLFAELTGTCRSRAWQRHRALWRDRARRAVRRLCR from the coding sequence ATGAAGATCACCTTCCTGATCCACAACGTTTATGGCATCGGCGGCACCATCCGCACCACCCTCAATCTCGCCGCCGCCCTCGCCGACGATCACGAGGTCACGATCGTCTCGATGCTGCGCCACCGTGCCCGGCCCCGCTTCGCCGTCGACCCGCGGGTGACGCTGGAGCCCTTGGTCGACCTCCGCGAGGGATCCACGGATGCGGCCGATGCGCTGCTGCACCAGGCCGCCGAGGTTTTCCCCGCCGCCGAGAAGCGGTACAGGCAATACAGCCGACTCACCGACCAGCGGGCCGAACAGTACCTGCGCGCCTGTGACGCGGACGTGATCATCGGGACCCGGCCGGGCATCAACGTCTACCTCGCCCGCTTCGGCCCGCCGCGTGCCCTGCGCATCGCGCAGGAACACCTCACCCACGACACCCACAGCAAGAAGCTGCGCGCCCAACTCGCCCGCCACTACCGCACGCTGGACGCGGTGGTGACCACCACCGAGGCGGACGCTGCAGCCTACCGAGCGAAGATGCGCCTGCCGGGGGTACGGATCCTGGCAGTGCCCAACAGCGTGCCCGACCCCGGGCTGCCGCCCGCCGGCCACCCCGACAAGGCCATCGCCGCAGCCGGGCGCCTGGTCCGCGCCAAGCGGTTCGACCTCCTCATCGAGGCGTTCACCGAGGTCGCCGCCGCACACCCGGACTGGTCGCTCCGCATATACGGCGCAGGCACCGACAAGGACCGCCTGCAGCAGCTGATCGATGAGCGGGGCCTGGAAGAAACGGCGCGTCTGATGGGTGCGGTCTCGCCGGTCGAGGGGGAGTTCGCCCAGGCGTCGATCGTCGCATGCGCCTCCGACGCCGAGTCCTTCGGCATGACACTGGTCGAGGCCATGCGATGCGGTGTGCCGGTGGTCGCCACCGACTGCCCCCTCGGCCCCGCAGAGATCATCAGCGACAGCATCGACGGCCGCCTCGTACCCATGGGTGACAGGCAGGCGCTGGCCGCCGCACTGCTCGATCTCATCGCCGACGAACCCGGCCGCCGCCGCATGGGCGAGTCCGCGTACGCCGCAGCCCGCCGCTACGACCCCGCCCACATCGCCCGCGTCTACGACGACTTGTTCGCCGAACTCACCGGCACGTGCCGGTCCCGCGCCTGGCAGCGTCATCGCGCGCTGTGGCGCGACCGGGCGCGCCGGGCCGTGCGCAGACTCTGCCGGTAA
- a CDS encoding DedA family protein: protein MSQALNPLDATSLLTALGAAGVFLVLFAETGLLNGFFLPGDSLLFTAGLLCTTRSRHLLDGAHRAEELLARYGRSKAIVPARFIPVVRTLLNPLVGVVRVPARTFAVWQVTGGLVWTAGLVLGGYALGSSVPDVDRYLLPLVGLIVTMSLLPLALEALRARRRMHTVTEPPREAAT, encoded by the coding sequence GTGTCCCAGGCCCTCAATCCGCTGGATGCCACCTCGCTCCTGACGGCCCTTGGCGCCGCCGGGGTGTTCCTGGTGCTGTTCGCCGAGACCGGACTTCTGAACGGATTCTTCCTGCCCGGCGACTCGCTGCTGTTCACCGCCGGGCTGCTGTGCACCACCCGCAGTCGGCATCTGCTGGACGGGGCGCACCGGGCCGAGGAACTTCTTGCCCGGTACGGCCGCAGCAAAGCCATTGTGCCGGCCCGCTTCATCCCGGTGGTGCGTACGCTGCTCAACCCGCTCGTCGGGGTCGTACGGGTGCCGGCACGCACCTTCGCCGTGTGGCAGGTCACCGGCGGCCTGGTGTGGACGGCCGGTCTGGTGCTCGGCGGATACGCCCTGGGCTCCAGCGTCCCCGACGTCGACCGCTACCTACTGCCCCTGGTCGGTTTGATCGTCACCATGTCCCTCCTGCCGCTTGCTCTGGAAGCGCTGCGTGCCCGCCGACGCATGCACACCGTCACCGAGCCGCCCCGGGAGGCCGCCACATGA
- a CDS encoding M56 family metallopeptidase, with the protein MRIAVYLPLLLSVLAPLGVRPLRERCEPRLATWLLTGSVVVLAAASSISLGLLAATALIRFPLIATLGDWSAHAAQRDDPAELSVALVAGLLLGCAVIAAARMLWHRARALAAAALEAACMPTRDGLVIVDDEAPDAFALPGLPGRVVVSTGMLHTLDENEHDILLAHERAHLTAHHYAFVALAQFGAAANPLLRPLATAVTYTIERWADERAAAATGDRARVARTVGKAALAARRSPARIRIPGGALGILGRRNPLVTAGPVPRRVAALLAPPLGRHPALMTATAAVLIVATWSTAEATHDLHLLLEAVGAS; encoded by the coding sequence ATGCGTATCGCCGTCTACCTCCCGCTGCTGTTGTCTGTGCTCGCCCCACTCGGCGTGCGGCCACTGCGCGAACGCTGCGAACCCCGCCTGGCCACGTGGCTTCTGACCGGCTCGGTGGTGGTCCTGGCCGCGGCAAGCAGCATCTCCCTGGGCCTGCTGGCCGCGACCGCGCTGATCCGCTTCCCATTGATCGCCACCCTGGGCGACTGGTCGGCGCATGCCGCACAACGCGACGACCCCGCCGAACTGTCCGTCGCCCTGGTCGCCGGACTGCTTCTCGGCTGTGCCGTCATCGCGGCAGCCCGCATGCTGTGGCACCGCGCCCGCGCGCTGGCCGCCGCGGCCCTGGAGGCCGCCTGTATGCCGACGCGCGATGGCCTCGTCATCGTCGACGACGAGGCTCCCGACGCCTTCGCCCTGCCCGGACTGCCCGGCCGCGTGGTCGTCTCGACCGGCATGCTCCACACCCTGGACGAGAACGAGCACGACATCCTGCTCGCCCATGAGCGTGCCCATCTGACGGCCCACCACTACGCTTTCGTCGCTCTGGCCCAGTTCGGCGCCGCCGCCAACCCCCTCCTGCGTCCGCTGGCCACCGCCGTCACGTACACGATCGAACGCTGGGCCGACGAACGTGCCGCCGCAGCCACGGGTGACCGGGCCCGGGTCGCCCGCACCGTCGGCAAGGCGGCTCTGGCCGCCCGACGCAGCCCCGCCCGCATCCGTATCCCGGGCGGTGCCCTCGGCATCCTCGGCCGCCGCAACCCGCTGGTCACCGCGGGCCCGGTCCCGCGCCGCGTTGCCGCGCTTCTCGCCCCGCCGCTCGGCCGCCACCCCGCGCTCATGACCGCCACCGCGGCAGTCCTGATCGTCGCGACCTGGTCCACGGCCGAAGCCACCCACGACCTCCATCTCCTTCTGGAAGCCGTCGGCGCTTCGTAG
- a CDS encoding polysaccharide deacetylase family protein, with the protein MTTARLARGLVRAALPALALAHAAPVVSTLGPLRNRLMPRLAGRGRTSHVALTFDDGPDPLSTPFFLRLLGERGIRATFFLLGSAAVRDRGLVREMGAAGHEIALHGWAHRPLLLRGPRSTYDDLARASGTVADITGQPPRLFRPPYGVMTTAAHLAARRLGLTPVLWTCWGEDWRARATPGTVYRTVTADLRGGGTILLHDSDATSAPCSWRNTLGALPRILDTCQDNGWQIGPLRDHGISPANRVPDLTGQ; encoded by the coding sequence ATGACCACCGCCCGTCTGGCCCGCGGCCTCGTCCGCGCCGCGCTGCCCGCCCTCGCCCTCGCGCACGCCGCCCCGGTCGTCTCCACCCTCGGGCCGCTGCGCAACCGCCTCATGCCCCGCCTCGCGGGACGCGGCCGCACCAGCCACGTCGCCCTGACCTTCGACGACGGTCCGGACCCGCTGTCCACGCCGTTCTTCCTCCGCCTCCTGGGCGAGCGCGGTATCCGCGCGACCTTCTTCCTCCTGGGCTCCGCCGCCGTACGTGACCGGGGCCTGGTACGGGAGATGGGCGCCGCCGGACACGAGATCGCCCTCCACGGCTGGGCGCACCGGCCGCTGCTGCTGCGTGGGCCGCGCTCCACTTATGACGATCTCGCCCGCGCCAGTGGCACCGTCGCGGACATCACGGGACAGCCGCCGCGGCTCTTCCGGCCCCCGTACGGGGTGATGACCACCGCCGCCCACTTGGCCGCCCGCCGCCTCGGCCTCACCCCCGTGCTGTGGACCTGCTGGGGTGAGGACTGGCGGGCTCGGGCCACGCCCGGGACCGTGTACCGCACCGTCACTGCCGACCTGCGCGGTGGCGGCACGATCCTGCTCCACGACTCCGACGCCACCTCCGCCCCCTGTTCCTGGCGCAACACCCTCGGCGCGCTGCCCCGAATCCTGGACACCTGCCAGGACAACGGCTGGCAGATCGGCCCGCTGCGTGACCACGGCATATCACCCGCCAACCGCGTCCCCGATCTCACAGGGCAGTAG
- a CDS encoding UDP-N-acetylglucosamine--N-acetylglucosamine transferase, which translates to MPRRAGSGGGRIVIVSASIGAGHDGAAAELTRRLVASGFAVDRLDFLDLLPARLGRAISGGYHRMLTHAPGCYQRIYAATERAGGSGPGVRALLRSAEERTLRAIPPDTRAVVSTYPGASQVLGVLRSSGRLAVPAVTYLTDFSVHPLWVAAGIDLHLAAHDIPAAQARDSGAARVLASGPVVDPRFKPVTDHRERQQARARFGLPLMAPLALLVAGSWGVGPIQQVACEIQERSAAVPVVVCGRNQALADRLRAAGIEHAFGWVQDMPGLMHAADVLVQNAGGLTSLEAFASGLPVASYGCIPGHGRTNAAALHEAGLATWIREPAGLEPVLTELLDGRLGERQSAAGLALFAADPDTGPVAAILRACGAGTAPTSVRPLRRRGRPAPHRPVVTAVLATALWAGAVGTGIAATHSGSSVLQAIDHDPDHDDPGFPVDGDRR; encoded by the coding sequence GTGCCTCGCCGGGCAGGCTCCGGCGGCGGGCGGATCGTGATCGTCTCGGCGAGCATCGGCGCAGGACACGACGGCGCTGCTGCCGAGCTCACCCGCCGCCTTGTCGCATCCGGCTTCGCGGTGGACCGGCTCGACTTCCTCGACCTGCTCCCGGCCCGCCTCGGCAGGGCGATCAGCGGCGGCTACCACCGGATGCTGACCCATGCACCAGGGTGCTACCAGCGGATCTACGCCGCCACCGAGCGCGCCGGAGGCAGTGGCCCGGGGGTGCGGGCCCTGCTGCGCAGCGCGGAGGAGCGGACCCTTCGGGCGATCCCACCTGACACCCGCGCGGTGGTCTCCACGTACCCCGGGGCCAGCCAGGTTCTCGGAGTGCTGCGGAGCAGCGGCCGACTCGCCGTCCCGGCGGTCACCTATCTCACCGACTTCTCCGTGCACCCGCTGTGGGTCGCCGCGGGCATCGACCTCCACCTGGCCGCCCACGACATACCCGCCGCGCAGGCCCGGGACAGCGGCGCCGCCCGCGTCCTGGCGAGCGGGCCGGTCGTGGACCCGCGCTTCAAGCCGGTTACCGACCACCGGGAGCGGCAGCAGGCCCGCGCCCGCTTCGGGCTGCCTCTGATGGCGCCGTTGGCGCTACTGGTCGCCGGGTCCTGGGGTGTCGGCCCCATCCAGCAGGTGGCCTGTGAGATCCAGGAGAGGAGCGCCGCGGTGCCGGTCGTGGTCTGCGGCCGCAACCAGGCCCTGGCCGATCGGCTGCGGGCGGCCGGCATCGAGCACGCGTTTGGCTGGGTGCAGGACATGCCCGGCCTGATGCACGCGGCGGACGTCCTCGTCCAGAACGCCGGCGGGCTCACCTCGCTGGAGGCGTTCGCCTCCGGTCTGCCGGTGGCCAGCTACGGCTGCATCCCCGGCCACGGCCGGACCAACGCCGCTGCCCTGCACGAGGCCGGACTGGCCACCTGGATCCGCGAACCCGCCGGCCTCGAACCGGTCCTGACCGAGCTGCTGGACGGCCGGCTCGGTGAGCGGCAAAGCGCCGCCGGCCTGGCCCTGTTCGCCGCCGACCCGGACACCGGACCGGTGGCGGCCATCCTCCGGGCGTGCGGCGCGGGGACTGCTCCGACGTCCGTGCGCCCGCTCCGCCGACGCGGCCGCCCGGCCCCGCACAGGCCGGTCGTCACGGCCGTCCTGGCGACTGCGCTGTGGGCCGGCGCCGTGGGGACCGGCATCGCCGCCACGCACAGCGGCAGCAGCGTGCTGCAGGCCATCGACCATGACCCCGACCACGACGACCCCGGCTTCCCGGTGGACGGAGACCGCAGATGA